In Pocillopora verrucosa isolate sample1 chromosome 13, ASM3666991v2, whole genome shotgun sequence, one genomic interval encodes:
- the LOC131797913 gene encoding uncharacterized protein, whose translation MRREEMAKKVLYAVGLLIKTVLLFCTAAQQWEATGQPEVSKFGMMLQRHIFKRITGAGLSDVCLRECYADVRCQSFNYVFTQNICELSNRTKEARPEDYVPNHERFYFKRDYKRVPLGSIPELPAETCQEIKMSEGGQAVSGKYWFHSIVPERTVLAPCDMKTEDVDECNSTIPVCDTNAECANTIGSHSCSCKAGFTGNGKKCVGGLNNSVILTNLDYTNYTGKLLSYLEPVLLSSEWSRFVKCWHAKTEGWAASTFHSNCDGRGPTVTIIKANDSIFGGYTDVSWGPSGEYVFE comes from the exons ATGCGTCGAGAGGAAATGGCCAAAAAGGTCTTGTACGCAGTAGGGCTGTTGATCAAAACCGTGCTGTTATTCTGTACAGCTGCACAGCAATGGGAGGCTACGGGCCAGCCggaagtttccaaatttgggATGATGCTACAACGCCACATCTTCAAGAGGATCACGGGGGCTGGTCTTTCAGATGTGTGCTTGCGGGAATGCTATGCTGACGTCAGATGTCAAAGTTTCAACTACGTGTTTACGCAAAACATTTGTGAGCTGAGCAACCGAACCAAGGAGGCCAGACCAGAGGATTATGTTCCGAACCATGAGAGATTTTACTTTAAGCGAGATTACAAACgag TCCCACTCGGTTCCATTCCTGAGCTGCCTGCGGAGACTTGCCAGGAAATCAAAATGAGCGAAGGAGGTCAAGCGGTCAGCGGCAAATACTGGTTTCACTCGATTGTACCCGAGAGGACTGTTCTGGCTccttgtgacatgaaaacagaag acgTGGATGAGTGTAATTCAACAATTCCCGTGTGTGACACCAACGCCGAGTGCGCGAACACCATCGGTTCTCACAGTTGCTCGTGCAAAGCTGGTTTTACTGGAAACGGAAAAAAGTGTGTCG GTGGCCTTAATAATTCCGTTATTCTTACCAACCTCGACTACACCAACTACACAGGTAAGCTACTTTCCTACCTAGAGCCAGTCCTCCTGAGTTCAGAGTGGAGCAGGTTTGTGAAGTGTTGGCATGCTAAGACAGAAGGCTGGGcggcatcgacattccacagcaaCTGCGACGGGAGGGGACCCACAGTAACAATCATCAAAGCGAACGATTCcatatttggtggatatacTGATGTGTCCTGGGGACCAAGCGGTGAGTAcgtttttgaataa